In Aegilops tauschii subsp. strangulata cultivar AL8/78 chromosome 3, Aet v6.0, whole genome shotgun sequence, one genomic interval encodes:
- the LOC109771845 gene encoding uncharacterized protein, protein MAMAMATAFVACCLLVASGASARSLVADGGNFGGRKDYYPPGPTDPSHSPSPTPCNHDSHGTPPCSPAPPQGGGGGYYPPTPSVGTSPTTPGGDYNPPSPSTGAAPTTPGREDAPPAPSSDTSPTTPGRGYYPPTPSSGTSPTTPGTGDCPPSPSTGAAPTTPGGVDTPPAPSSDTSPTTPGGGYYPPTPSSGTAPTTPGTGDSPPAPSSDTSPTTPGGGYYPPTPSTGTAPTTPGTGDCPPSPSAGTSPTTPGGGYYPPSPDSGTAPTTPGGGNCPPSPSAGTSPTTPGGGYCPPSPASGTAPTTPGGGNCPPSPSAGTSPTTPGGSYYPPSPSTGTDPNTPGGGRYPPSPTTPGSGDCPPAPSTGTSPSTPGGGGYYPPSPSTGTDPNTPGGGCPSTGTSPTPCIGTTPPSGTTPTPNVPLPPSTPTPFDPNSPPYSPLVPTPPTNTPTPFDPNTPPFSTGPYGYWMSHPGVIWGLFGYWCPLVRLFGPSAAVPFGYDLTVPEALANTRADGVGALYREGTASLLNSMVSSGFPFTTAQVKDAFGAALSSGDDRAAAAQAQLFKMANEGLAKH, encoded by the exons ATGGCGATGGCGATGGCTACCGCGTTCGTGGCTTGCTGTCTGCTCGTGGCGTCCGGCGCTTCGGCGCGAAGTCTCGTCGCCGACGGCGGGAACTTCGGTGGCCGCAAGGACTACTACCCTCCTGGCCCCACCGACCCAAGCCACTCACCAAGCCCCACGCCCTGCAATC ATGATTCCCACGGGACGCCGCCCTGCTCGCCGGCGCCACCGcaaggaggtggaggaggataCTACCCGCCCACACCATCCGTCGGTACCTCCCCAACCACCCCTGGTGGAGACTACAACCCGCCCTCGCCGTCGACAGGCGCCGCCCCTACTACGCCTGGTCGCGAGGACGCCCCGCCCGCGCCGTCCAGTGACACCTCTCCGACCACCCCTGGTAGAGGCTACTACCCGCCCACTCCGTCCAGCGGAACCTCCCCAACCACACCTGGGACTGGAGACTGCCCGCCCTCGCCGTCGACAGGCGCCGCCCCTACTACGCCTGGTGGCGTGGACACCCCGCCCGCGCCGTCCAGTGACACCTCTCCGACGACCCCTGGTGGAGGCTACTACCCGCCAACTCCGTCCAGCGGCACTGCACCAACCACGCCTGGGACTGGAGACTCCCCGCCCGCGCCGTCCAGTGACACCTCTCCGACTACCCCTGGTGGAGGCTACTACCCGCCCACTCCATCCACCGGCACTGCCCCAACTACGCCTGGGACTGGAGACTGCCCGCCCTCACCGTCGGCCGGCACCTCTCCTACCACCCCTGGCGGTGGCTACTACCCGCCCTCGCCAGACAGCGGCACTGCGCCTACCACGCCTGGTGGCGGGAACTGCCCTCCCTCGCCGTCCGCCGGTACCTCTCCGACCACTCCTGGCGGTGGCTACTGCCCGCCCTCGCCAGCCAGCGGCACTGCGCCTACCACGCCTGGTGGCGGGAATTGCCCACCCTCGCCGTCCGCCGGCACCTCTCCGACCACACCTGGTGGCAGCTACTACCCACCCTCACCATCAACCGGCACTGACCCGAACACGCCTGGTGGCGGCCGCTACCCACCCTCCCCAACAACGCCGGGTAGCGGTGACTGTCCGCCAGCCCCGTCCACCGGCACCTCGCCGAGCACCCCTGGTGGTGGTGGCTACTACCCACCCTCGCCATCCACTGGAACTGACCCAAACACGCCTGGTGGCGGCTGCCCGTCCACGGGCACCTCACCGACGCCTTGCATTGGCACAACTCCTCCCTCGGGCACTACGCCGACCCCAAACGTACCGTTGCCTCCAAGCACTCCCACGCCGTTCGACCCAAACAGCCCACCCTACTCCCCGCTGGTACCGACGCCGCCGACGAACACCCCCACGCCATTTGACCCAAACACCCCACCGTTCTCCACTGGCCCTTACGG TTATTGGATGTCGCACCCGGGCGTGATATGGGGCCTGTTCGGATACTGGTGCCCGCTGGTGCGGCTGTTCGGCCCGAGCGCCGCGGTGCCGTTCGGGTACGACCTGACCGTGCCGGAGGCGCTGGCCAACACGCGCGCCGACGGCGTGGGCGCGCTCTACCGCGAGGGCACGGCGTCGCTGCTCAACTCCATGGTCAGCAGCGGGTTCCCCTTCACCACGGCGCAGGTGAAGGACGCGTTCGGCGCCGCGCTCAGCTCCGGCGAcgatcgcgccgccgccgcgcaggCGCAGCTCTTCAAGATGGCAAACGAGGGGCTTGCCAAGCACTAG